The genome window GTTTGCCCGATAATGCACAGGTGAACCTTTCAACGTCGGCAGGCTATTACGTGAGCGGGGATTTTGTCTATATGGACGGCGATTCTATCGAAGCCATAGTGTTCTGCGACGGGTCGGTCCACGATGAAGCGGGAGTTAAGGAAGACGACTTGCACAAAAGGCAACTTTTGCAAGATGCCGGGTACGATGTGATAGAGTGGCACTATTCCGAACCTCCAGATGAACTGGTTAAACGGCGCAAGGATATTTTCAGGAAGTTATAAGAGGAATCCCTGTGATTATAATTTATATTATTCTGGTTTGTTACAAAAATTGATTATATATAATAATGTATTATATTTGTAACAGTATTTAGCTTTCAGCCAAAACCAGAAAACCATGAACCAGAACCAGGTCATCGGCAATAATTTAAAGATGTACAGGGAAAAATTCGGCCTCACTCAAGATATTCTTGCTGAATATCTTGGCATTAACAGGGAGGAAATCAGTTATTATGAGAACGGAAAAAGAATTGCTCCCACAAATGTTCTTTATGAAGCTGCAAAGCTTTTCGGTATTGATGAGTTCGATTTTTATGAAACCGATATGGAATCCTCCGGTATAAAGGTTGCTCTTGCATTTCGTGCAGACACCCTTGGTATTGAAGACTTA of Marinilabiliales bacterium contains these proteins:
- a CDS encoding XRE family transcriptional regulator; amino-acid sequence: MNQNQVIGNNLKMYREKFGLTQDILAEYLGINREEISYYENGKRIAPTNVLYEAAKLFGIDEFDFYETDMESSGIKVALAFRADTLGIEDLKQIADFRKIVLNYLKMKQTLADEHPNS